A single region of the Myxococcales bacterium genome encodes:
- a CDS encoding ATP synthase F0 subunit B — protein MRPSLLSSGGSVIDLDPTFLIQIGIFFLTLLVLRVLVFRPLIALFDARTAGIEGARQQAHLLTKEAEEKADDYEEQLRKVKLQAAMERDRLRADGQRLERALLEKVREQTRKLVTDTEARLSVEREMARKELQSAMPRLAADIVAKIMPREVV, from the coding sequence ATGCGCCCTTCTTTACTGTCTTCGGGTGGTTCTGTCATCGACCTCGATCCCACCTTTTTAATCCAGATTGGTATTTTTTTCCTCACCTTGTTGGTGCTTCGTGTTTTGGTGTTTCGACCATTAATCGCACTTTTCGATGCGAGGACTGCCGGCATCGAAGGTGCCCGGCAACAGGCCCATCTTTTGACCAAAGAAGCAGAAGAAAAAGCGGATGACTATGAAGAGCAGCTCCGAAAAGTAAAGCTGCAAGCTGCGATGGAGCGCGACCGTTTACGCGCGGACGGACAACGTCTGGAACGCGCACTCCTTGAGAAAGTCCGCGAACAGACTCGCAAGCTCGTCACAGATACCGAGGCGCGTCTCAGTGTGGAGCGTGAAATGGCCCGGAAAGAGCTGCAAAGCGCGATGCCCCGTCTCGCCGCGGATATTGTCGCCAAGATCATGCCCCGAGAGGTCGTTTGA
- a CDS encoding heme A synthase, translating into MTLRTVHQLAIVTLGLTFSLILWGGVVHSTGSSLACPDWPLCYGELFPPMQGGIAIEHGHRLLASLVGLLTLVITVGLFSQHKRGALSPLSKRFRTLGALAVLLVVLQGVLGGITVIYQLPLAISSAHLATSMLFGTVLVTIAFLTREGRQVAPLSVAIKATLPWIAVTVLAIFIQIVIGALVRHTGSGMACGRDIFLCDGTLWPPQGPARLHMAHRLFAIVVFVLVTTTASRVLWFARAKAELGKIRIIARIQLVLVTLQGLLGAWNVLCYLALSAVTAHLGTGALLLFNSALFYLILRERPIEKRAVA; encoded by the coding sequence ATGACTCTCCGCACGGTACACCAGCTTGCGATCGTAACGCTCGGACTCACGTTTTCCCTCATTTTGTGGGGCGGCGTCGTCCACAGCACCGGCTCATCGCTCGCTTGCCCCGACTGGCCGCTCTGCTACGGGGAACTCTTCCCTCCCATGCAAGGGGGCATCGCAATCGAGCACGGGCATCGCCTCCTCGCGAGCCTCGTTGGACTGCTGACGCTCGTTATCACGGTGGGGCTTTTCAGCCAACACAAACGCGGGGCACTAAGCCCTCTCAGCAAGCGTTTCAGAACGCTGGGCGCATTGGCGGTTCTGCTCGTGGTGCTGCAAGGTGTGTTGGGCGGCATCACGGTGATCTATCAGCTGCCGTTGGCCATCTCCTCTGCCCATCTTGCCACCTCAATGCTGTTTGGTACCGTGCTTGTCACCATCGCTTTTTTGACGCGGGAGGGGCGCCAAGTGGCGCCGCTTTCTGTGGCTATCAAGGCCACGCTTCCTTGGATAGCTGTCACAGTGCTAGCGATTTTTATTCAGATCGTAATAGGCGCGCTCGTGCGCCATACCGGCTCGGGGATGGCATGTGGCCGGGATATCTTCCTTTGCGATGGAACCCTGTGGCCGCCGCAAGGCCCTGCGCGATTACATATGGCGCATCGATTGTTTGCCATCGTGGTGTTTGTGCTGGTGACCACTACAGCGTCTCGCGTGCTCTGGTTTGCGCGCGCGAAAGCCGAGCTAGGAAAAATTCGCATCATCGCTCGCATACAACTGGTGCTTGTCACGCTGCAGGGACTTTTGGGTGCGTGGAACGTTTTGTGTTATCTCGCGTTGTCTGCGGTCACCGCCCATTTGGGCACAGGCGCACTTTTGCTTTTCAATTCCGCGCTTTTTTACCTCATTTTGCGGGAGCGGCCCATCGAGAAGCGAGCGGTAGCTTAA
- the atpD gene encoding F0F1 ATP synthase subunit beta: MDVTLGRIKQVVGSVVDVEFNTGNLPLILTALRVTNPSINDRRDNLVLEVAQHLGENTVRTIAMDATEGLVRGMSVKNTGQPITMPVGNATLGRILNVVGEPVDDAGPVNADTFLPIHRDAPKFVDQSTKIEMFETGIKVIDLLAPYRKGGKIGLFGGAGVGKTVLILELINNVAKAHGGVSCFAGVGERTREGNDLFLEMSESKLETGEPVISKTALIYGQMNEPPGARARVALSALTVAENFRDNEGQDVLLFIDNIFRFTQAGSEVSALLGRIPSAVGYQPTLATEMGVLQERITSTTKGSITSVQAIYVPADDLTDPAPATTFAHLDATTVLSRQIAEMGIYPAVDPLDSTSTLLDPNVLGQRHYTVARQVQQTLQKYKDLQDIIAILGMDELSEDDRLIVDRARKMQKFLSQPFFVAQQFTGLEGRYVPLDDTLSAFEEILSGKMDDLPEQAFHLVGNIDDVRKKAEKLSKAAA; this comes from the coding sequence GTGGACGTAACGCTCGGCAGGATTAAACAGGTTGTGGGTTCGGTGGTCGATGTGGAGTTCAACACGGGAAACCTGCCGTTGATTCTGACCGCCCTCAGGGTGACAAACCCCTCCATCAACGATCGTCGAGACAATCTCGTGCTCGAGGTGGCGCAACATCTCGGAGAAAATACCGTTCGCACCATCGCTATGGATGCCACTGAGGGTTTGGTCAGAGGCATGTCGGTCAAAAACACTGGCCAGCCGATTACCATGCCTGTGGGCAATGCCACCTTAGGAAGAATCCTCAACGTCGTCGGGGAGCCCGTGGACGACGCAGGGCCGGTCAATGCCGACACCTTCCTGCCCATCCATCGCGACGCCCCGAAGTTTGTGGATCAAAGCACAAAAATTGAGATGTTTGAGACCGGAATAAAAGTCATCGATCTCTTGGCGCCCTATCGTAAGGGTGGAAAAATTGGATTGTTTGGCGGTGCCGGCGTCGGCAAGACCGTACTCATTTTGGAGCTCATCAACAACGTGGCCAAAGCGCACGGCGGTGTCTCCTGTTTCGCCGGCGTTGGCGAGCGAACCCGCGAAGGCAATGATTTGTTTCTCGAAATGAGCGAATCCAAACTGGAGACCGGCGAGCCGGTGATTTCTAAGACAGCGCTTATCTATGGCCAGATGAATGAGCCTCCGGGAGCGCGGGCGCGTGTGGCCCTGAGCGCGCTCACAGTTGCGGAAAATTTTCGCGACAATGAGGGCCAGGATGTGCTCCTTTTCATCGACAATATTTTTCGCTTTACGCAGGCCGGCTCGGAAGTCTCCGCCTTGCTGGGCCGCATACCCAGCGCGGTGGGGTATCAGCCCACCTTGGCCACCGAAATGGGCGTGCTCCAGGAGCGCATTACTTCAACCACCAAAGGCTCGATCACCTCAGTGCAAGCCATCTATGTGCCCGCTGATGATCTGACCGATCCGGCGCCCGCCACCACCTTCGCCCATCTCGATGCCACGACGGTGCTAAGCCGCCAGATTGCAGAAATGGGGATCTACCCCGCAGTCGACCCGTTGGACTCCACTTCAACGTTGCTTGATCCCAATGTACTTGGGCAGCGTCATTACACGGTCGCCAGACAGGTGCAGCAGACCTTGCAGAAGTATAAGGATCTCCAGGATATTATTGCCATATTGGGCATGGACGAGCTTAGCGAAGATGACCGGCTCATCGTGGATCGCGCCCGCAAAATGCAAAAGTTTTTGTCTCAGCCTTTCTTTGTCGCGCAACAGTTTACCGGGCTCGAAGGCAGATATGTGCCTCTGGACGACACGCTTTCCGCCTTTGAAGAAATCCTCAGCGGAAAGATGGATGATTTACCCGAGCAGGCCTTCCATTTGGTAGGCAATATCGACGATGTGCGCAAGAAAGCAGAAAAACTAAGCAAGGCGGCGGCGTAA
- a CDS encoding PD-(D/E)XK nuclease family protein: protein MSAPCASSAQSIEEACQWLGQQDPSMPLLIIASNEGAGLELLRRMALRLGFLMGWKCQTPLELATAIVLSQGHRPTGARRPSECYAAAIRALPNSGAKKAFFGPCLLWHLAGATNDEQAFIEAFLHQCSPVMMLRQEVHSLDLGASVSVTELPRTLLRYASRGIAFDRMAVTLHQNSMMAAQVRSALARAEIPVHVLPGTPLPSLEGKAILALLRFKHERFAHEPLRDYLALTSQMDAPAFDRLLVEKGVPRDLQAWHQLDDETLALVLVPLLTVLGRLKDGLLWREWLEALEHVANAALTAPRPLVRRLRALRPLEDDVPVSLGDVLYRLSSEIATDIVPTSQPRYGSVCLGDPASLSGYHFDVILSCAAAETPQDGNAHNAQMEATHGTEYALAFLREISHDPKDDTNQGRARFLLAEYPHVARALRNRALRWRKGPWSSADGFASPSPPAKQILQAHRPEHRAYSPTALQQLAACPYRFFLQAIVGLKPPTKPRRILFLDALERGSLVHEVLFEFLTACSRDGLLPLASDRLREPKRVLKNIHDAVSFRYARALSPLSLSIWEEELSEIHADLEAWLEHSAKEEMWQPWLFELSFGLPGRGIQDPQSVKQPISLDAGLKIRGAIDLVERHVSGSIRATDFKTGRARHKNGLVTHGGEVLQPVIYALALEKLFEDHRILGGRLYYCTSPADFAETWVPLTEEARNSVVLLARALDEGLSGGIFVADPLSGRCRFCDYQTICGPDEEVRARTRRSSKNLPALSQLRKAL, encoded by the coding sequence GTGAGCGCACCATGCGCATCCTCCGCGCAAAGTATCGAGGAGGCCTGCCAATGGCTCGGGCAACAAGACCCCTCGATGCCGCTGCTCATTATCGCCTCAAATGAAGGTGCCGGTCTGGAGCTCCTTCGCAGAATGGCTCTGCGCCTTGGCTTTCTAATGGGCTGGAAATGTCAGACGCCTCTGGAGTTGGCCACGGCCATCGTGCTTTCACAAGGACATCGCCCAACGGGAGCACGCCGACCCAGCGAGTGTTACGCCGCCGCCATCCGGGCCTTACCGAACTCTGGCGCGAAGAAAGCGTTCTTTGGTCCATGTTTGCTCTGGCACTTGGCCGGGGCCACAAATGACGAGCAGGCGTTCATCGAGGCGTTCCTGCATCAGTGCTCGCCGGTCATGATGCTCCGGCAAGAGGTTCATTCTCTCGACCTCGGAGCGTCAGTTTCCGTAACCGAGCTCCCACGCACACTGCTTCGTTATGCCTCACGAGGCATAGCATTTGACCGTATGGCAGTTACACTGCATCAAAACTCGATGATGGCGGCACAGGTGCGAAGCGCGCTTGCTCGTGCCGAGATTCCCGTCCATGTGTTGCCGGGGACGCCCCTGCCCTCCCTCGAAGGTAAGGCCATTTTGGCGCTCTTGCGCTTTAAACACGAGCGTTTTGCACACGAGCCGCTACGCGATTATCTCGCGCTCACGTCGCAGATGGATGCGCCCGCCTTTGACCGGCTCTTGGTAGAGAAAGGCGTGCCCCGCGATCTCCAAGCGTGGCATCAACTTGACGATGAGACCCTGGCGCTCGTTCTTGTGCCCCTATTAACGGTGCTCGGCCGACTGAAAGATGGTCTTCTATGGCGAGAGTGGCTTGAGGCTCTCGAACACGTGGCGAACGCTGCCCTTACTGCACCGAGGCCCCTCGTCAGACGTTTGCGCGCACTGCGCCCTTTAGAAGACGACGTCCCCGTCTCCTTGGGCGATGTTCTCTATCGGCTCTCATCCGAGATTGCCACAGACATTGTCCCAACATCGCAGCCTCGCTACGGGAGCGTATGTCTTGGTGATCCCGCGAGCCTCAGCGGCTACCACTTCGATGTGATTCTATCCTGCGCCGCCGCGGAGACGCCCCAGGATGGAAACGCACATAATGCGCAAATGGAGGCGACACATGGCACCGAGTATGCTCTCGCATTTCTGCGCGAGATCTCTCACGACCCAAAGGATGACACCAACCAAGGTCGAGCGCGCTTTTTGCTGGCCGAATACCCGCATGTAGCGCGCGCGCTTCGTAACCGCGCACTCCGATGGCGCAAGGGACCATGGAGTTCAGCGGACGGCTTCGCAAGTCCCTCGCCACCTGCAAAGCAAATCTTACAAGCGCACCGCCCCGAACATCGCGCATATTCCCCCACTGCTTTACAACAACTTGCTGCGTGTCCCTATCGCTTCTTCCTTCAAGCCATTGTAGGCCTGAAACCACCCACGAAGCCCAGACGCATACTGTTTCTCGATGCGCTTGAGCGCGGAAGCCTCGTACATGAAGTGCTTTTTGAGTTTTTGACCGCCTGTAGCCGCGACGGCCTACTGCCGTTGGCATCTGATCGCCTAAGGGAGCCCAAACGGGTCCTTAAAAATATTCATGACGCGGTGAGTTTTCGATACGCGCGCGCATTATCTCCGCTCTCGTTGTCGATTTGGGAAGAAGAGCTTTCGGAGATTCATGCAGATCTTGAAGCATGGCTTGAACATTCCGCCAAGGAGGAGATGTGGCAACCATGGTTGTTTGAACTTTCGTTTGGATTGCCAGGACGTGGTATCCAAGATCCCCAAAGTGTGAAGCAGCCTATTTCCCTAGATGCTGGGCTGAAGATACGGGGTGCTATCGATCTCGTGGAGAGGCATGTGTCGGGCTCCATCCGCGCCACCGATTTTAAGACCGGCAGAGCGCGCCATAAAAATGGCTTGGTAACCCACGGCGGAGAGGTTCTGCAACCGGTCATTTACGCCCTGGCGCTTGAAAAACTTTTTGAAGACCACCGAATTCTAGGCGGGCGCCTCTATTACTGCACCTCGCCCGCAGACTTCGCCGAGACCTGGGTGCCTTTGACAGAAGAAGCGCGGAACAGCGTCGTGCTGCTCGCGCGTGCGCTCGATGAGGGACTTAGCGGCGGGATATTTGTGGCCGATCCGCTGAGCGGCCGCTGCCGCTTTTGCGATTACCAAACCATCTGCGGGCCCGACGAAGAAGTGCGCGCCCGAACTCGCCGCAGCAGCAAGAATCTTCCCGCCCTGTCCCAACTCCGGAAGGCCCTGTGA
- a CDS encoding F0F1 ATP synthase subunit alpha, whose amino-acid sequence MQVRTEEISEIIKKHIASYDAQVAITETGSILTVGDGIARVHGLEGAMAGELLEFPGNLMGMVLNLEEENVGVALLGSDAHIKEGDTVKRTGRIIDVPVGPGLLGRVVDALGNPIDGKGPIVASERRRVEIKAPGIVARQPVTEPMQTGIKAIDSMIPVGRGQRELIIGDRQTGKTAVAVDAIINQKGQNMHCIYVAIGQKQSTVAQVVDKLTHQGAMEYTTIVMANASEMAPLLFIAPYTGCAMGEYFRDRGEHVLVIYDDLSKQAVAYRQLSLLLRRPPGREAYPGDVFYLHSRLLERAAKMADEWVVVDKGTEPSRSVASKIYVGPQGHEAALEAAKRQGSTCEVKKLPDSGGSLTALPIIETQAGDVSAYIPTNVISITDGQIFLESDLFFSGVRPAINVGISVSRVGGNAQIKAMKQIAGTLRLELAQFREMAAFAQFASDLDKATQRQLARGQRLVEILKQDQYVPMPVEEQVLIIFAATNGFIDDYPVSVLRRYERELVSFVKAKHPQVLDAIREQKTLTDEVKASLSTAIKGFAGLFEVEEKLSA is encoded by the coding sequence ATGCAAGTTCGTACGGAAGAAATTTCTGAAATTATAAAAAAACATATTGCCTCCTATGACGCTCAAGTTGCAATCACTGAAACCGGATCGATTCTCACCGTAGGTGATGGAATTGCCCGGGTACATGGTCTTGAGGGTGCCATGGCCGGCGAGCTGTTGGAGTTTCCCGGTAACCTAATGGGCATGGTACTCAACCTCGAAGAAGAAAACGTGGGCGTGGCACTTTTGGGCTCAGACGCACATATTAAAGAAGGCGATACAGTCAAGCGAACCGGTCGCATCATCGACGTGCCTGTCGGGCCGGGGCTCCTCGGCCGTGTAGTCGATGCGTTGGGTAATCCCATCGATGGGAAAGGACCCATCGTGGCATCCGAACGGCGGCGCGTGGAGATCAAGGCGCCCGGGATTGTAGCCCGGCAGCCCGTCACCGAGCCAATGCAAACGGGCATCAAAGCCATTGACTCCATGATTCCAGTGGGACGCGGTCAACGCGAGCTAATTATTGGAGATCGGCAAACGGGGAAAACGGCTGTTGCCGTGGATGCCATCATCAATCAAAAAGGCCAAAACATGCATTGCATCTACGTGGCCATCGGACAAAAGCAATCCACTGTGGCTCAGGTGGTCGACAAGCTCACACACCAGGGCGCCATGGAGTATACGACCATTGTAATGGCCAATGCATCGGAGATGGCGCCATTGCTATTTATCGCGCCCTATACCGGCTGTGCCATGGGGGAGTATTTTCGCGACCGAGGCGAGCACGTGCTGGTCATCTACGATGATCTGTCGAAGCAAGCTGTCGCGTACCGACAGCTCTCTCTTTTGCTCCGGCGCCCTCCGGGCCGCGAAGCCTATCCTGGCGACGTCTTTTATCTCCACAGTCGCCTGCTCGAGCGTGCTGCAAAGATGGCGGATGAGTGGGTCGTCGTCGACAAAGGCACCGAGCCCTCACGTTCAGTTGCCAGCAAAATATATGTGGGTCCCCAAGGTCATGAGGCTGCGTTGGAAGCGGCCAAACGCCAAGGAAGCACATGTGAGGTCAAGAAGTTGCCAGATTCTGGCGGTTCGCTTACCGCGCTTCCGATCATCGAGACCCAGGCGGGTGACGTTTCAGCATATATTCCCACCAACGTCATTTCTATCACCGATGGGCAGATCTTCTTGGAATCGGATCTGTTTTTCTCGGGCGTACGCCCAGCCATCAACGTCGGTATCTCCGTCTCCCGCGTCGGCGGTAATGCCCAGATCAAAGCCATGAAGCAAATTGCAGGCACGTTGCGTCTCGAGCTGGCGCAGTTCCGCGAAATGGCCGCTTTCGCGCAATTTGCATCAGATCTGGACAAAGCAACCCAACGCCAGTTGGCACGCGGACAACGGCTGGTGGAGATTCTCAAGCAAGATCAATACGTTCCGATGCCGGTGGAAGAGCAGGTATTGATCATTTTCGCCGCAACGAACGGCTTTATCGATGATTACCCTGTGAGCGTATTGCGTCGTTATGAGCGGGAGCTGGTGTCGTTTGTCAAAGCCAAGCATCCTCAAGTGCTCGATGCCATCCGTGAACAGAAAACATTAACGGATGAAGTCAAAGCATCCCTCAGCACTGCTATAAAAGGATTTGCTGGCCTCTTTGAGGTCGAGGAGAAGCTCTCAGCATGA
- the atpG gene encoding ATP synthase F1 subunit gamma — translation MSGLKIIRKRISSVKNTQKITKAMKMVAAARLRKAQQRILELRPYALETKAVLASVAARAGGAEAHPLLATREEQRVLLVILTSDRGLAGAFSASINKAAYQLLKRLEGEGKQVSVAVIGRKGRDYFARRGASIRQEFRHVFDNLTLAKANEIGQTVIKAYAPLFDPELGSLSSLEDTESVQPELDAVYLIYNEFKSAITQQVVIEPLLPVKPEMDSSNRNEVDFIYEPNKRALLDRLISMYVQTQIFRALLESVASEHGARMTAMDNATRNASDMIDRLSLKFNRARQAAITKELMEIIGGAEALK, via the coding sequence ATGAGCGGTCTCAAGATCATTAGAAAGCGCATCTCAAGCGTCAAGAATACGCAAAAAATCACCAAAGCCATGAAAATGGTAGCTGCAGCGCGATTGCGGAAGGCTCAGCAGCGCATCTTGGAGCTTCGTCCCTATGCCCTCGAAACCAAAGCCGTATTGGCGAGTGTTGCCGCGCGAGCCGGCGGTGCAGAAGCCCATCCCCTCCTTGCAACGAGGGAAGAGCAACGTGTTCTTTTGGTCATATTGACCAGCGACCGCGGGTTGGCGGGTGCTTTTAGCGCCAGCATCAACAAGGCAGCCTATCAACTGCTTAAGCGGCTCGAGGGCGAGGGCAAGCAGGTGTCGGTCGCCGTGATCGGCCGAAAAGGGCGCGATTACTTCGCGAGGAGAGGCGCCAGTATTCGGCAGGAATTTCGTCATGTTTTCGACAACCTCACGTTGGCGAAAGCCAACGAGATCGGCCAAACCGTCATCAAGGCGTATGCTCCCTTGTTTGACCCCGAACTTGGCTCGTTATCCAGTCTGGAGGATACGGAATCGGTGCAGCCGGAACTCGATGCCGTCTATTTGATATACAATGAGTTCAAGAGCGCCATTACGCAACAAGTGGTGATCGAGCCCTTGCTTCCAGTCAAGCCCGAAATGGATTCTTCAAACCGCAATGAGGTGGACTTCATCTACGAGCCCAACAAACGGGCGCTTCTTGATCGGCTGATAAGCATGTACGTCCAAACGCAGATCTTTCGCGCGCTCCTAGAGTCAGTCGCCTCCGAACACGGCGCGCGCATGACGGCCATGGACAACGCCACCCGCAACGCCTCCGATATGATCGATCGACTATCGTTGAAATTCAATCGGGCACGGCAGGCCGCCATCACCAAGGAACTCATGGAAATCATTGGCGGCGCCGAAGCGTTGAAATAG
- the atpH gene encoding ATP synthase F1 subunit delta gives MSIVAQRYANALFELAKEQDRLEDVDMQLKGLSELWRKSSSLRDVFSNPKFDAEQRRAIIDDIVNRVQGAVLVRNLLRLLSDRSRMKIIPALAVAFRRLTEARLGKVHAEVVSAVPLPEPYYDQLQQRLEHVTGKHVVIEKRVDPSVIAGVITRVGDRVFDGSAQGQLLQLREQLLGSQG, from the coding sequence ATGTCTATCGTGGCCCAACGTTACGCCAATGCCCTTTTTGAGCTTGCAAAAGAGCAGGACAGGCTCGAAGACGTGGATATGCAGCTCAAAGGGCTTTCAGAACTTTGGCGCAAGAGCTCGAGCCTGCGCGACGTGTTCAGTAACCCGAAGTTTGATGCTGAGCAGCGGCGTGCCATCATCGACGATATCGTGAATCGTGTGCAAGGCGCAGTTTTGGTGCGCAATCTGCTCCGCCTGCTTTCTGACCGCAGCCGGATGAAGATTATACCTGCTTTGGCAGTTGCGTTCCGGCGCTTGACGGAAGCACGTTTGGGGAAGGTTCATGCCGAGGTGGTCTCAGCAGTGCCACTGCCCGAGCCATACTATGACCAGCTGCAGCAACGCTTGGAGCACGTAACCGGGAAACACGTGGTCATAGAGAAGCGTGTCGATCCATCCGTGATCGCCGGCGTCATAACCCGCGTAGGCGATCGGGTCTTTGACGGAAGCGCGCAAGGTCAGCTTCTACAGCTTCGGGAACAGCTCTTAGGGAGCCAAGGCTAA
- a CDS encoding ATP synthase F0 subunit B: MEGHSGTLTQVFYSLEFWALVLNFILLLAIFWRMGRKPLIAFLETRRALIQSSLQEAARIKADAEAKHAEYTKRLGDLDHALASLRAEMIQAGELERDRIVADAEGKAARMRQETQFLIEQRLKQLRIDLIQETVEAAISKAASVLAESTAAEQQKSAQHYLDQLSKIQPEGQEN; the protein is encoded by the coding sequence ATGGAAGGCCACTCAGGAACACTCACCCAAGTGTTTTATTCCTTGGAGTTTTGGGCACTGGTGCTCAACTTCATTTTGTTGCTCGCGATTTTCTGGCGCATGGGACGCAAGCCTCTCATTGCCTTTCTCGAGACACGACGTGCGCTCATCCAATCCAGTCTTCAGGAAGCGGCGCGCATCAAAGCAGACGCCGAGGCAAAGCACGCCGAGTACACAAAACGCTTGGGAGACTTGGACCACGCCCTCGCCTCACTTCGCGCCGAGATGATTCAAGCCGGCGAGCTCGAACGGGACCGCATCGTGGCGGACGCAGAAGGCAAAGCGGCGCGTATGAGGCAGGAGACGCAGTTTCTCATCGAGCAACGACTGAAGCAGTTACGCATCGATCTTATTCAAGAAACCGTGGAAGCCGCCATCAGCAAAGCCGCTTCCGTGTTGGCCGAAAGTACCGCTGCCGAGCAACAGAAATCCGCGCAACACTATCTCGACCAACTCTCCAAAATTCAACCTGAGGGCCAGGAAAACTAG
- the atpC gene encoding ATP synthase F1 subunit epsilon translates to MAELAEALHLEVATPLGRALSVEVRSVQAPSVSGEFGVLSGHLPLLASLKSGILHYVIDGREHRAAIGPGYAEVSPETMRILTDQFATPSQIDVKAVRQELATTEATLRGLSKDQEADPEKLEQLDRAIAWCHARLDVAQERV, encoded by the coding sequence ATGGCTGAGCTAGCGGAAGCCTTACATTTGGAAGTTGCGACACCACTCGGTCGCGCGTTGAGTGTCGAGGTGCGCAGTGTGCAGGCCCCGAGTGTTTCCGGCGAGTTTGGCGTCTTGTCAGGTCATCTTCCTCTGCTTGCCTCATTAAAAAGCGGCATTCTTCACTATGTGATCGATGGACGCGAGCATCGCGCAGCCATCGGCCCCGGTTACGCTGAGGTGAGCCCTGAAACCATGCGCATCCTCACCGACCAGTTCGCAACCCCGTCTCAGATCGATGTAAAGGCGGTCAGGCAGGAACTGGCAACAACCGAAGCCACGCTTCGCGGACTGAGCAAAGATCAGGAAGCGGATCCCGAGAAACTCGAGCAGCTTGATCGTGCCATCGCGTGGTGTCACGCGCGGCTTGATGTCGCGCAAGAACGCGTCTAA
- a CDS encoding polymer-forming cytoskeletal protein — MASSPLPQQDLTGLGQLTALLGPGTEFSGKLAFSDRVRIEGRVEGEIMGDGTLILAEGADIRAQVSVGTLIMRGGILRGNITATTLVEIYTPAKVYGDIHTPELLMEKGVVFEGKCTMEDVRINEPAPLPDARDA, encoded by the coding sequence GTGGCTTCCTCCCCCCTACCTCAACAGGATCTTACCGGACTAGGCCAGCTGACGGCGTTGCTCGGGCCAGGCACCGAGTTTAGTGGAAAGCTCGCATTTAGCGATCGCGTTCGCATCGAGGGCAGGGTCGAAGGCGAAATCATGGGCGATGGCACCTTGATCCTCGCCGAAGGCGCAGACATCCGTGCCCAGGTTTCCGTAGGAACCCTTATCATGCGGGGGGGTATCTTACGCGGAAACATCACCGCTACCACCCTGGTCGAGATTTACACGCCCGCCAAAGTGTACGGCGATATTCATACACCGGAGCTTTTGATGGAAAAAGGCGTGGTGTTTGAAGGCAAGTGCACCATGGAGGATGTGCGGATTAATGAGCCTGCCCCTTTGCCAGATGCACGCGACGCGTGA